The Daphnia pulex isolate KAP4 chromosome 7, ASM2113471v1 genome includes the window gttgtttttctttttcttttttaaattcgcccactttttatatttcagaTGTGCGCATTAAGCGCCAATCAAGTTCATTGGGGACGCTTCGATGCTGCCATTCGTCTGAATTAGCGACGTGTCGATTGTTTCTTTGCAAACTCGGCTGTAAAATGATCGATCGCTTTGCCACGTAAATCACAAAATCGTGTCTGGCaaaaaaagcaattccttttctcATTATTCATTCAAGTCACACTTTTACTCcacaacttttaaaatttctaaaggagaaaattaagaacaaaattttttaaaatcggcTTCTTTTTCGAACCGCTGGCAACAACGTAGAAACTCTCACAACAGGAAGCAAAGATTATATAAAGCTTTCTCGTCGGGACTACGTTGTTTGTTACTTTGCAAGAGCAAAGTCCGAAATATATACATTTACTCCCCTCCATTTTCGATACCAGTTGCCGTCAACATGACTTCGTTAATCCAGGTAAGAAGATATCGTTTGTTTGCACGTCTCATGTTTTCCTACTTAAGACTTATCACCCAGATGGCCTTTTTACAACGACGCACTTTCACTTATCTGCGCCATTTTATCGAAAATAACAACTGttccccatttttattttatctacGAATTGAAATGCTATTTCCAGGCATTGAAGACCCCTCTTGGCCTTCGTTCTGTTGGTTTCATTAAAAGGAGCTTGGCTTCCACTACCAACCCAACTACATCGTCAATCCCTGCACCCCAACATGAGAAGCAAGGAGCATCTACTGGCTATTGTTTTGGTAATGTTTTGCAGTTTTTAAGTTGAATCATACTGGTATTGATTTACTCTTCTTGTTGATTTCAGAGCTTACGCCAGAACAGCGTGAAGTTCAAGAGCTGGCCAGGAAGTTTGCTCGTGAAGATGTCATTCCTGTTGCAGCCCATCACGATAGAACTGGAGAGTACCCATGGGAGCTTATTAAGAAAGCTCACAGTCTGGGACTCATGAATGGTCACATTGATGCTGAATTTGGTATGgcttttaacaaatttttgatCCTTATCTCTTGACATTGTAATTTACTCTTATCATGTTAGGTGGCATGGGACTGAGCAATTTTGAAGGATGCCTCATTGCTGAAGAACTTTCATATGGTTGCACTGGTATTGGAACTGCAATTGAAGCCAACGGTCTTGGGGTATCACACAGACTTTAATTCTGCAAGTTTTCTTGAACCTTGTGTCTAATGAGGAATCCTATATCTGCAGCAATCCCCAGTAATCTTGGCTGGAAACAAggaacagaagaagaagtactTGGGTCGCATGATTGAGGAACCCCTCATGTGTGTAagtatatattttaaaaaaaatatcccagGTCTTATATCAGCCTTGTGAAGCATTAAATACGTGTTTAACAACAGGCTTACGGTGTCACCGAACCTGGAGCAGGATCAGATGTCGCCAATATCAGAACCAAGGCGGAAAAGAAGGGCGATCATTACGTTTTGAATGGACAGAAAATGTGGATCACCAATGGCGGTCACGCAAATTGGTATTTCGTCTTGGCCCGCACAAATCCCGATCCTAAAGCCCCACCTCATAAAGCTCTGACTGGTTTCATCGTCGACCGTGATACACCCGGACTCACTCCCGGccgaaaggtaaaaaattccTCGTAATAAATTGTGCAAGCCAGTCTAttcaaaagtgaaatttttaacaatttccAGGAAATCAATATGGGCCAAAGAGCTTCCGATACCCGGGGAATCACATTCGAAGACGTTTTAGTGCCCAAAGAGAATGTTCTGATTGGTGAAGGTGCCGGTTTTAAAATCGCTATGGGCGCTTTCGACCAGACCCGCCCTCCGGTACACCAAAACCAAATTCTTTCAATCTTGGCCACTGTTTTATCAGATatttggagaaaaaataacgagaCCTGTTTCCCTCCCAGGTGGCTGCTGGTGCCGTTGGTTTGGCTCAACGAGCTTACGATGAAGCCATGAAATATGCCATGGAGCGAAAGACTTTCGGCGTCCCCATTTTTAAACACCAGGCTGTGGCTTTCATGTTGGCTGACATGGCCATCGGTATCGAGACATCTCGTCTGGCTTGGATGAGGGCTTCCTGGGAAATTGATCAAGGAAGGCGAAACACCTATTACGCTTCCATCGCCAAGGCTCTGGCTGGTGATGTGGCCAACAAATGTGCCACCGACGCTGTCCAGGTAATAACTGCAAGTTATGAAATGCTCCCAAGGTGATCCACTTAACTgatcacgtttttttttcttcttttcttttttaaatgggaCATTTAGATTTTTGGTGGCAATGGTTTCAATTCCGAGTATCCCGTCGAAAAACTCATGAGAGATGCCAAGATTTATCAAATTTATGAAGGAACTGCCCAAATCCAGCGCGTTATTATCTCCAAAGAAATCGTTTCTCGTTTCACtgcttaaagaaaagaaaattagaaatctttttatcgtgaaacttttttaaaaattcaatctcATCTATCGATCTGAGCTCATCCGAATAATAAAGGTTTaaaagacttaaaaaaaaaacgaaaaatcgaTACAATGCAATTAGTTTTTAAGTGAACATTTATATTTCTGCAATACAAGAAGTTCAGCACAGCCGAACATGAGTTGGTTTCTATTCCTGTAtatatgtttttgttttacgatGACGAAACGAGGTTTGCGTGCGGTCATCCGATTTTGGCGTCATTATTTTGGCAGTAAACAAAGGTCGAACAAGGGGGTGGAATAAAAGAAAGTTGCTGCCCGTTTGGTTCACACGTCCGCCATCGGTGGCGCTATTGTAGGGTTTCCATTCCTGCTCCTTGCCTGTTGTGTTTACATTTTCTAAGATTCTTATTGTGAAGAGCCAGATGATCAGGTCCAGTAATTGAGTAATTGGTGGACATGAAAACGTATAACAATCGAAATTAATCGTAATGGTAGacatgaaaaaattttaaacgttAGAATTAGGCAAATGTTTACGTAAAGAATTGAAATGTGATTTACCTTACACAAAGTTCTATTTCATGATATTTGTCAAAATCCATCGTCCCTTTTAAAGTTCCGGGCTCAGATATACGCGCATTAAGTTAGATAACGTTTATGTTCTACAGCGATGCCTTTCAAATCGATCCTTGTTGATAACACCCCTTACACTTTGCAAGACATTTGCCTGCAGTCACTGGGAAAGTACTTGAATTCAGCCAACCTTTTTCTGGGTGCACGAGATGGTTTGTCCTTACCAACAGAGCTCTGTGAGAGATTGTTGCAGTATCAAATTCAGGAAGACAGAGACTTGGACTCCCAGTTTGTCAGCATATTTGAGGATACCAGCTGTACCCGTCTCAAACGTGTTTCACTCAAATTGTGTACCCTCAAGGAACATGAAGCTGAAATCTTGTTTAGACATGAACTCAGAGAGCTAGAACTAATTCGCATGAAGGTAATATCTCATTAAAGTTTTCTCATGCCAATTCAAGCTAATTTTTTCTGTACACAGGTTGCCCCAAAAGTCAGAAGAACTTTAAATGAATATTCCCAACAGTTGATTTCCCTGACTGTTTCAGAATGCATTGATTTCTTCTCACAGCCCATCACCGAACTATTAATAACAGCtccaaaattaagaaaatttgtCCTTCAGTCAGTTCATGTCGACCCTGGGCAtgaattcttttcttccttgttAAGGGGTTTCCCTAATCTAGCCTATCTGGATCTATCAGACTGCAATAATGTTGGTGATCTGTCCTGCCTGTTACATTGTCCTAATCTATCAACACTGATTCTTTATAATGTATCTGGTCTACAAGATGCCATTGAGTATATTTGCAAACTGGTTAGTTTAAGGTAAGTGTTAACAAAGTGAATTGGTCATGGGACAGTTTAATACATTGGGCTTCATTTATGTTTTAGACATCTAGATATTTCACAAAGCAGTGACATTCGGGGGCGATCTAATGAAAAGAACGGAACATACGAGCTACCCAATCAGACTTTGGCAATGCTTGTCGAAAGCCTGCCGTTTTTGAAATGTCTAGATATTTCAGGGACGAATTTGGCTGGAACAGGTAAAAAACTCTTCGTCCGTGATCAGTATGGTGatattaaatttgttattatttttcgatAGGCGTTGCTGAAAAAACACCAAGTGGCAATTTAGCCACAGACATTCCAGGATTGCGAAGCCGGATTTCCAATCCATTGGATATGTTGGGACTTTACGGCACATCCCACGAAGCCTGTCATCGTCATCACATCCCTGCCCTTTGTGTCACTGGAGACGCCAGTGAAGAGCAAATCCTAGCAGCTGGAAAGGtataaaattcaattccataCGATCACGGGGGAAAAAGAGTTGAGACTTACCATTTTTCTCGCAACAGGCTTATATCGATAGGGCAGAGATGATGCAAGGAGTTTTGAACGACTTGTATGGCATTATAAGACCAGAGACATGCCAAAATCCACTGGCGGCTTTGGATATTATATTACAAGCGATGGAAAATCATTGGACTGAAAGTCACATACAAATATCTGGAAGGTAATCGAATccgttaaattttgaatttctttcaacactcagaatttgttttcccccctaaCAGTGCGTCGTTGTTTTACATCGTGAAAAGCCCCGAACGTGAGCGATCGTTGCTCAACGtcagaatcaaacaaaaaaccataTCTGTACTGTTGAAAGCCATGGATATGCATTGTGATGATCCTACAATGATGCGGAATGGATGTCTGACGCTTTGTCAGTTTAAAATCCCTCAGGATGTTGTACGTATTTGACTTTGAGTTCATTTTTGTCACGACAGATCAATTCTTAATCAATGATTGACTTTACTAGTTATTTAGTTACGAGAGGTTGATACTGATTTTGCTGCATGTCGTGGGGGATCACAATCAAGACGATTTCGTCCGGCGGATCGCCATCTATTTGTTAAACTCCTTGGCCTGCCAAGTCGACGGGAAGTTTAAACAACTGGTCGGTAGTCTTGGAGCGATCgaggtaaattttaaatgtcattattatttaaactAGAAAAGTTAAGTAATGATATATTTGATTATTCCAGACCATGCTACAGCTGATTGAAGAGAAACTGAGACGCAATGTCTGCGATGATGTTATGGAAGTAGCGTGGTCCACAATGTGGAACGTAACCGATGAAACTGCTCTCAACTGCAAACGCTTTTTAAGGCACAGCGGCATGCAGTTCTTTCTTAATTGTCTCAAAGTAAGTTGAactgtatattttcttttaaaaaaccaaatttctacttgccattccttttttttgcaatttccaGGCCTTTCCTAATCATCCCGAATTGCTTCGTAATATGATGGGTCTTTTGGGTAATGTGGCTGAAGTGGAAGAGCTAAGACCGCAACTGATGACTTCCGAATTCATCACCGTATTTTCGGATTTATTATATTCAACCAGCGATGGGATTGAAGTGAGAGTCTTATCGTGCAGGCCCTTGGAACTAGACTGATTAAATCCAATCCTCTTTAGGTGAGCTACAACGCAGCCGGCGTCTTGGCGCATATCGCATCTGATGGTGCAGAATGCTGGAAAATCAAAGAACCTAATCGCGAAGACGTTCTAAACCGAATCGTCACCGCCATCGATCGCTGGGATATAGATTCCAAGCGAAATATTAATTATAGGTATGAAATTCTGCATTAATGCTGTAAACCCAAGtcgattaaatttttctttgaaaattctcatttcaaaaaaagatcatTTGAACCGATTCTCCGTCTCTTGAACATGGATCATACACCGCAGTGTCAGTATTGGGCTGTCTGGGCATTGGCAAATCTGACTCGAGTTTACGGTAAGATTTGGTTTCCTAATTATCCTGAAAAATCctcatttaatttcttaatttcatTGAATAGCCGAGAAATACTGTCGACtcttgaaagaagaaaatggatttcAAATCTTGGAAAAATTGGTGGCCAGGACGGTCGACGATAAAGTGCGACGTTTCGCCAAAAACGCGCTCGAAGGTTCAATCGAATATCTCGAACGCAATGCAGTGGCGGGTTGCGTCGATGACCATTCAGACGAATTAGAAGGGTGACGGAATTTCGCTTTTCATTTTACCCTTTTCCGATTCTTTTTCAAGCTGTACACATTAGCTGTCTGTATGATTATATTATCGATTAAGAGAAATTTtcttaagttaaaaaaaaaacgcccgttttctttcgtcttcATTTTTACACGCTTCCCAACCTTTCTCCCCccacaaaaatgatttatctaTATTTATGAAAgttattgaaacaaaaaaatactgcGCATTTGGTGTCTTGGGTTTTCTGTCACACCAATATAGTTCTTACGAAATTTATTCAGCCGAATGAGAGTAGCCTCTTGGTAAATTGTGTACACCATATCGGTTGCCGACAAACAAGATACATTTCTTTAATCCAGATCGACGTTGCAATACAATTATTCTTGaacttattcttattttatttgtaggaaaaaaataataaacgagTGCTTCTTATCCAATTCTGATAGTCAAATGGCtggaaagaatttttattttatggaaCTCTGGGGAAACCTTgtgatttcttatttaaattttgtattttttttttgacgcgtcattttgtaagaaaatatttcgacaCCAGTTTCGATCGTCACTCTGATGCAGACTCTCTCCGGGAgtttcgaaatttttaaaagaaaaaaaaatcgttgatAACCCCTCAATATCGAATATCGccatcattttgaatttgcatCCTGTTTTACATATTATGCATTTGCGCACAGCGCAGTGGTTATGGGTTCTAGaagtcactttttttttctttcagataaTTCAATGCCAAAACAGGAAAATACAGATCTCGTTTAACATTTATTCCAAGAATCATACgactttggaattttttaagttCGCTTATTCgcacttttaaaatttgccaAATTCTTTTAcagttaaataaaatttcgattaaaaaaaattgtcgaaaaTTTCCCATTTGGTTGTTTGCAAAGTgacggaattttttcttacaatcATCGGTATATCAAATATTTCATCAGCGGCAGGATATGTTACCATGGCATAAACAATTATAAATAATGCGGTTTTGCGTGGGTAATTGTTGACCGCAAATTCCGGCAGCGATACGGCTGACACACAAACCACAGTGGGCGAAAAAACATTCCGAGAACCTTCCTTTTAGTTAGAGTTTGACGATTCAACGATCACGAGCTGTGGGGTGAACATGGACTTGAAGATTACTAGCCTAGTAATTGCCATCTTCTGGCCCTTGGCTTGGTCACAACTGGACTCGTGCGCATCAGCAGTCGATTGTGGAAAATGCACCACCATTCCAGATTGCGTCTGGTGTCGTGAAACGGTGAGCGAAAATGTACGTGAAAATTCCTGTTACGAGTCCGATTAATTTCCTGatttatttagaattttaaCGGAGATCGTTGCATGACAAGAGATCAAGCCAAAACAGCTCAATGTTCTTCCCAATTTGTAGTCGACCCTCAAGTGTTTATCGACTACGTTCAAAACGTTCCGTTGGCTGAAGCGTCCAAATTGGATGATCCCATCCAGTTGAAGCCGCAGAGGGTTTCCGTGAGCAACGCCAGAAACGGTCTAGAGCTTTTAAGAACCAACTGGAAAAGCTTCTAAGCAGATTTGTCAgaccttcttttcttgtttcgtttttgttcAACAGGACAAACTTACACCATTCCGGTCGAATTCAAACAGGCTAAAGATTATCCGATTGATCTGTACTTTTTGATGGATCTGTCCAATTCGATGGCCGACGACAAAGCTTCAGGTGGAGAAACTGATATTTCTGAAGTTTAGGCCGTTATGATTATATTGAATCATTATTCTCATTATTATCCTGTCATGAGGCCCACTTTTACTATATATATGCCAGAATTTTACTACCTTTTCTAGTAGTAAAAGTGGGCcttccaaaaaaattcaaaaatccaaaatttccttaattaaacaattaacaatttctaaaaacttccaaaaaatctgaatttaaattttttagtggaGAAACTGGGCTCCAAACTGGCCGACACCATGCGCAACATCACtcgatttttttcaatgggTTTCGGCTCGTTCGTCGACAAACATCGCTTCCCTTACAGCTGGTAAATCATCAGTCTAGATGTTTATTTACGTGCAATTAATATTTACCAATTAAATTATGATTGATCAACAGGCCAACACAAGAAACGTATTCATTCAAAAACCATATGAAAATAGCTGATAACATTGCGCTCTTTACGGTACATAACCCCACGGCGAAGACAATAAATCAGTGAGTTAAAACTTAATGCAATCATTTCCCAGAGCGAAGTCAAACGGGCAGGAATTGTCAACACCTACGACGAGCCTGAAGGTGGGTTCGAAGCCCTCGTCCAAGCCATTGTGTGTACAAACGAAATcggatggagagaaaaagcCCGACACATCATTCTATTGATTACCGACAATTATTCACATTTGGTATTTGAGAAAATTAGCGTtgtattccctttttttatgtcaattaactttattttcatCTATGTGATTATAACAGGCTGGCGATGGAAgggtttggatttttttcaattttaatttttagaattttatcaaaaattgatcaaaacatttgattttcaagttGGGAGGCATTTTGACTCCGAATGACGGCAAGTGTCATTTGAACGGAATCGACTACGGATTTGGACTGTTACACGATTACCCCTCGCTAGGCCAAATCAGTCGCCTTGTCCAAGAGCAATCCATGAATGTCATCTTTGCCGTGACGGCAGATGTGGCCAAAGCTTACCAAGCTTTCCAACCGCTAGTCAGAGGTTCGTCCGTGGGTGTTATGAGTAAAGATTCGTCCAACGTCGTCACCCTTGTCGAAGAGCAGTATaaggttaaaaaatttaaaaaataaaaagtcataAATCATTATGTAATAATCCGCTGTGTTATCTATTATCTTGATCGACTTGATGGCGTCATTGATGTCTCAACAGCTCATTACTTCTTCGGTGGAATTGAGAGATAACGCCAATAATGGAGTCAAACTTCGATACTTCACCAACTGTCTCGACAGAGATTCTTCAGCCAGAGAGACGGCTAGTTGTGATAAGCTCAAAGTTGGAAGTCTAATCAAATATAACATCACTATCGAAGTGGGTTATTAGTGCCTTTATAGGTTAGATTCATGGGTCACtggacttttttaaaaaatctaaaattttagATCGACCAATGTCCTGCTGGAAAGTCCACCCATCGTCAAACTGTTGTCGTTTCTCCTGTCGGATTGACCGATTCTTTGGTCATCGATCTGGAAATTGAATGTGACGAATGCCCTTGCGAGAGAGCTGACAGTGTGGCAagtttctatttatttcaaaatgttattgacaCCTCGACACGAACATTTATTGGTTTGACGATCAACAAACGCAGAGTTGTCCCCATCAATGTGACGAACTTACTTACTGTTTGGAGCCCAGTCGCATCCCGAAGGAATTATTGGAATCGGAAAAAATAGCTCAGGAATGTAGCAAATTCAATATGACCAAAGACGACCCATCTTCGCCGGGTAAAtttattccaaatttttatatttcgcgcccatttttaaaatcaattcattttgaattacaTAGATCTATTTCCTATGAGAAGGTGCGAGATTTTCGACAACGCTACCGGCTGGTTCGTCATAATATaattatcaaaataatttcaattgactaaaaaatgttaaatctATAGTCGAAGGGATTTCGTTTACGGCTACACGGCGGACGACGAGAAAGTAGTTCTCTTCAACAACACAATTTGCACGCCGGCTTTTAAATTCGAGTTAACCCCCAACATTGCTTTCATGATGATGGGCTCTCTCGTCGCCGTCGGATTGGCACTTTTGCTCTTGTGGCGACTCTTGCTCTTCATGTACGACCGCAAAGAATACGCCAAATTCATCAACGAAAGCCAAAATGCAAAATGGACGGCCGTAAGTCTTctcaaattaagaaaaacaaaaacaattattaaaaatgatttgtttttttttcccatcaggATAATAATCCGCTCTACGTCGAAGCCTCGACTAATTATAATAATCCGGCCTTCCAACAAGGAGGTcataaatgaagaaattaaacaaaacaaaatgtgtcgtcaaaacttttttttttgtaatcatcttttgaaaatcagatccaataaatatatatgagaataccacacacatacacacacaccacacgcacaaacaaaaaaaaaacacagtagGTCGatataaagttttttttgccaaaaaatacaaaattaaaaataactggACACCGTTGCGCGAGTGCTCGACTacgaacacaaaaaaaaacccaattattttgttgttttttacttttttttactgtgacATTCAGACATCGAAAAACATATCTGATAAATATAGGATTATATGTTATATAGCGAGCGAGCGAGCAAaccaaaaagttgaaagaagcATATAGAGATGTCCAACATGATTGGCCATGAGATCGACTGAATTGTATGTAGACAATCAACTCAACtccgttattttttgttttattttgtttttttgtttttctgggtgaaatatttttctattttttggagtcgtttcttttttttcgtagaaataaaacaactaaCAAAGTGTGTAcaacattttggaaaaattaataaaaaaaaatgactttgttttttcaaacggACGTTCTGAATAAAATGGGTATACAATAAAAATCTcttgtttttacttctgtGTGTCtgctggatttttttatttatttttacgacgATTCTTTGTGATGGGCTCCTTGCAGTTTCCGCTGGACTTTGCCGTGTCTGATGCTGAGTATGAGAGACTCTTGTTTGTTGGCGGCCTCGATGTCGGTCGAAGATTTCTCGCCCGACACTCGTTCGACAATCACGTCCTCGTCCATGTAACTGTCGACTTCGACGACCAACTCTTCGGCCGTCATCCCGCCGTTTTCACCGCGCCGATGGGCTTCTTGGGGATCGGATTCCCACCACTCGCCACCGTTGCCGCCGGCTCCCGAACCCGATGAACGGCGGTAGTCCCGCGTCCAAGCGTGACGCAAGTAACCGTGGCACTCACGGTACCGCCCATAAAGCGTGCTGTACGACACGCCCAATAATTCAGCACCTTTTTTCAAGTCCAATTCACGAtcctgattttaaaaataaaaaatttgaaattgaaatttttgtagaaaattaaattttttgcggcaaggaaaatgaattaaaaataaatgaattataCTTGAATGCCCTCCATGACGGCTTTGGTGAACGGTTCTTCCCAGTACTGCTGCCGAGTTCCGTGTGCAATATAGTCGTTGAATTTGTATACGGCGAAGCCCCGAAAGAAACAGTGAGGTTCACCTGCGagtttcatttaataaaataattatataatgTACCGAAAAATATGGATTAATTATTGatgattctattttttttacttttttcttgctGGACTTTGCGGAGAGTTTCACTGTCTCCGCCGGGCGGCTGGATGGCGAAATTGCCTCGCAATTCCAGCCGAGCTGTCAGCTCCTGAAGGTGGGAAGGATCCGTCAGGCGGAGGTCGAGCGCTGAGGTCGGCGTGTTCTCTGTCGTTTCACATCGTGTCATCGTGTCGACCGAAGAAGCCTCGTTACGCGGCGGCGGGCCCTGGATGAGATGAGAGAAACGCGCGTTAATTCGTTTGATGGTGCGGGGGGAAAGGTttgtcaagaagaaaaaataaagggtgGTAGTGGGGGGAAATAATCAAGTTACCATGGTAACGACATTTTCAATGCGGGGCGTGAAAGTGGCCGAAGAAGGGCGACTGTTGTCTGAATGATTGGAATAGTCTTGATGGATGGCCATGGTGCCCGGCTCGATTTTCGGTCGAAGTCGCCGGCGTTTGCTCGTCGGCGATTCACGCCCGGTGGACGACGAAGAGGATTCGATGCCCTATATCgacaaaggtaaaaaaaataaaataaaagaagacatGATGAAAATTGTCCGAGTGTTTCCAGTTTGATTCAACAAGGGAACGACAACAGCTGCTGGCCAGCCAGGAGAGTCGATATCGATTTTTCACCACCTGAACAATTGTCAtgttgtttgaatttcccaCCGAAAAccagaatagaagaagaaacggacaAGGAGGGCGCCCAAATTAAACTTGGAAAGGTGGGATCGATCGATTGTTCATCATGTCACCCCATTTTTTCTCGATGGTCGCATTATATTTCATACCGTTGTGATGGCAGCTGACAAAAGGGCGGCGTTCTGGAAAAGGGGCAAAAgggccggcggcggcggcgcttGACCCATCGAGTGATGGTACGGAGGAGGTGAGAATGTgccgggctgctgctggtgagaTTGGCTGTTATGCGGCGGCGTCGTCGCAGGGGTGGGCGTCGTTTTAGTCTGACACGGCGTCGCGATCGACGACGAGTtggacgccgccgccgccatcaGCGACACCGGCTGTTGTTgtgacggcggcggtggcgctgcGGGGTGCTCGAcgcccgacgacgacgagtcgCCGCTCCCACCCGACGACGCCTGGGCCAAACCTTTGACCCGCAGACTCTCCGCCGTCCTCAATAACGATCCCAATTGAT containing:
- the LOC124198545 gene encoding protein zer-1 homolog is translated as MPFKSILVDNTPYTLQDICLQSLGKYLNSANLFLGARDGLSLPTELCERLLQYQIQEDRDLDSQFVSIFEDTSCTRLKRVSLKLCTLKEHEAEILFRHELRELELIRMKVAPKVRRTLNEYSQQLISLTVSECIDFFSQPITELLITAPKLRKFVLQSVHVDPGHEFFSSLLRGFPNLAYLDLSDCNNVGDLSCLLHCPNLSTLILYNVSGLQDAIEYICKLVSLRHLDISQSSDIRGRSNEKNGTYELPNQTLAMLVESLPFLKCLDISGTNLAGTGVAEKTPSGNLATDIPGLRSRISNPLDMLGLYGTSHEACHRHHIPALCVTGDASEEQILAAGKAYIDRAEMMQGVLNDLYGIIRPETCQNPLAALDIILQAMENHWTESHIQISGSASLFYIVKSPERERSLLNVRIKQKTISVLLKAMDMHCDDPTMMRNGCLTLCQFKIPQDVLFSYERLILILLHVVGDHNQDDFVRRIAIYLLNSLACQVDGKFKQLVGSLGAIETMLQLIEEKLRRNVCDDVMEVAWSTMWNVTDETALNCKRFLRHSGMQFFLNCLKAFPNHPELLRNMMGLLGNVAEVEELRPQLMTSEFITVFSDLLYSTSDGIEVSYNAAGVLAHIASDGAECWKIKEPNREDVLNRIVTAIDRWDIDSKRNINYRSFEPILRLLNMDHTPQCQYWAVWALANLTRVYAEKYCRLLKEENGFQILEKLVARTVDDKVRRFAKNALEGSIEYLERNAVAGCVDDHSDELEG
- the LOC124198546 gene encoding probable medium-chain specific acyl-CoA dehydrogenase, mitochondrial translates to MTSLIQALKTPLGLRSVGFIKRSLASTTNPTTSSIPAPQHEKQGASTGYCFELTPEQREVQELARKFAREDVIPVAAHHDRTGEYPWELIKKAHSLGLMNGHIDAEFGGMGLSNFEGCLIAEELSYGCTGIGTAIEANGLGQSPVILAGNKEQKKKYLGRMIEEPLMCAYGVTEPGAGSDVANIRTKAEKKGDHYVLNGQKMWITNGGHANWYFVLARTNPDPKAPPHKALTGFIVDRDTPGLTPGRKEINMGQRASDTRGITFEDVLVPKENVLIGEGAGFKIAMGAFDQTRPPVAAGAVGLAQRAYDEAMKYAMERKTFGVPIFKHQAVAFMLADMAIGIETSRLAWMRASWEIDQGRRNTYYASIAKALAGDVANKCATDAVQIFGGNGFNSEYPVEKLMRDAKIYQIYEGTAQIQRVIISKEIVSRFTA
- the LOC124196731 gene encoding B-cell CLL/lymphoma 6 member B protein-like — translated: MEMSHHQFCLKWNNHSSNLLKVFGRLFSNESFTDVTLAAEGRSIRAHKMVLSACSTYFEQLFLEHAEPPVTGPMIVIMRETSFDDLAIIVEFMYKGEINVSQDQLGSLLRTAESLRVKGLAQASSGGSGDSSSSGVEHPAAPPPPSQQQPVSLMAAAASNSSSIATPCQTKTTPTPATTPPHNSQSHQQQPGTFSPPPYHHSMGQAPPPPALLPLFQNAALLSAAITTGIESSSSSTGRESPTSKRRRLRPKIEPGTMAIHQDYSNHSDNSRPSSATFTPRIENVVTMGPPPRNEASSVDTMTRCETTENTPTSALDLRLTDPSHLQELTARLELRGNFAIQPPGGDSETLRKVQQEKSEPHCFFRGFAVYKFNDYIAHGTRQQYWEEPFTKAVMEGIQDRELDLKKGAELLGVSYSTLYGRYRECHGYLRHAWTRDYRRSSGSGAGGNGGEWWESDPQEAHRRGENGGMTAEELVVEVDSYMDEDVIVERVSGEKSSTDIEAANKQESLILSIRHGKVQRKLQGAHHKESS
- the LOC124196730 gene encoding integrin beta-PS-like; this translates as MDLKITSLVIAIFWPLAWSQLDSCASAVDCGKCTTIPDCVWCRETNFNGDRCMTRDQAKTAQCSSQFVVDPQVFIDYVQNVPLAEASKLDDPIQLKPQRVSVSNARNGQTYTIPVEFKQAKDYPIDLYFLMDLSNSMADDKASVEKLGSKLADTMRNITRFFSMGFGSFVDKHRFPYSWPTQETYSFKNHMKIADNIALFTSEVKRAGIVNTYDEPEGGFEALVQAIVCTNEIGWREKARHIILLITDNYSHLAGDGRLGGILTPNDGKCHLNGIDYGFGLLHDYPSLGQISRLVQEQSMNVIFAVTADVAKAYQAFQPLVRGSSVGVMSKDSSNVVTLVEEQYKLITSSVELRDNANNGVKLRYFTNCLDRDSSARETASCDKLKVGSLIKYNITIEIDQCPAGKSTHRQTVVVSPVGLTDSLVIDLEIECDECPCERADSVSCPHQCDELTYCLEPSRIPKELLESEKIAQECSKFNMTKDDPSSPDLFPMRRCEIFDNATGCRRDFVYGYTADDEKVVLFNNTICTPAFKFELTPNIAFMMMGSLVAVGLALLLLWRLLLFMYDRKEYAKFINESQNAKWTADNNPLYVEASTNYNNPAFQQGGHK